From a region of the Teredinibacter turnerae genome:
- a CDS encoding DUF4823 domain-containing protein, with amino-acid sequence MPESIKLTYLPRLVCRVASLVIAALVLSGCTAAYTGHLVGTGLQHMHLKDQQAVLRSNVWRLPLNTRLFLARPQFPHVLDDKHTSMPRARTALHQALEQALRHDFPNLSIAKVDLNQQEALLAARLNGAQVALIPQLFEYTNAKNTWREYSESASLPEQARFGRDTAVFQIVVLDVVTGAHIDTVTATANQRLFARASQAAEIYQKASVRYAQMLSGREP; translated from the coding sequence ATGCCTGAGTCCATTAAATTGACATACTTACCGCGCTTGGTGTGCAGGGTAGCCTCCCTGGTAATTGCTGCGCTGGTGTTAAGCGGTTGTACCGCCGCGTATACCGGGCATTTGGTTGGCACTGGGCTCCAGCATATGCACTTGAAAGACCAACAGGCGGTGCTGAGAAGTAATGTGTGGCGCTTGCCTCTCAACACCCGGTTATTTCTTGCGCGGCCGCAGTTCCCCCATGTCTTGGATGACAAGCACACTAGCATGCCGCGTGCGCGCACAGCCTTACATCAGGCACTGGAGCAGGCGTTGCGTCATGATTTTCCTAACCTGAGCATTGCCAAAGTGGATTTAAACCAACAGGAAGCCCTATTGGCAGCTCGCCTTAACGGTGCGCAAGTCGCCTTGATTCCGCAGCTATTCGAGTACACCAACGCCAAAAATACCTGGCGCGAATATAGCGAGTCAGCCTCGCTTCCTGAGCAGGCGCGTTTTGGTCGCGATACCGCAGTGTTCCAAATCGTTGTGTTGGATGTTGTCACTGGTGCTCATATTGATACGGTTACTGCCACGGCTAACCAACGCCTGTTCGCCAGAGCAAGCCAGGCGGCCGAGATATACCAGAAAGCCTCTGTGCGCTATGCGCAAATGCTCAGTGGGCGTGAACCTTAG
- a CDS encoding acyl-CoA thioesterase, translated as MATSIGQFLQLERLDTNLFRNIHHRENFMGTLFGGQVLAQALMACTKTIDDPNLLPHSLHAYFLRAGKSADPVIYDVEMVRDGQSIRSRRAVARQYGKPIFNMSASFHQLEEGYHHQEAMPEGIASPEELLKTANPIVHDHHIPPSDNRAGAFNPLEILPLDGVSCDTTEVRAPRAMFWMRAKERLSDECIEHYCTLAFASDLGLLATTLLPHNTSLFTGEIIAASIDHAMWFHSREFRADDWLLCTTYSPWAGNARGFAHGSIFTRNGRLILSTCQEGLIRPNHQPAA; from the coding sequence ATGGCTACATCCATCGGACAGTTTCTGCAACTGGAAAGGCTCGATACGAACTTGTTCCGCAACATCCATCACCGCGAAAACTTTATGGGTACCCTGTTTGGTGGACAGGTGCTGGCGCAAGCGCTCATGGCGTGCACCAAAACCATCGACGACCCGAACTTGCTCCCGCACTCCTTACACGCCTATTTTCTGCGCGCGGGCAAGAGTGCCGACCCGGTAATATACGACGTAGAGATGGTGCGAGACGGGCAATCCATTCGCAGCAGGCGCGCTGTGGCCCGCCAATACGGGAAACCGATTTTTAATATGTCGGCCTCGTTTCACCAACTAGAAGAGGGCTACCACCATCAGGAAGCGATGCCAGAGGGCATTGCTAGCCCGGAAGAGCTGCTAAAGACTGCCAATCCAATCGTACACGATCACCACATCCCACCGAGCGACAACCGCGCGGGCGCCTTTAACCCGCTTGAGATACTGCCACTGGACGGTGTTTCCTGCGACACAACAGAAGTAAGAGCACCACGGGCGATGTTTTGGATGCGAGCAAAAGAGCGGCTCTCTGACGAGTGCATTGAACATTACTGCACACTTGCGTTCGCATCTGACTTAGGCTTGTTAGCAACAACGCTGCTTCCCCACAATACATCGTTGTTCACCGGTGAGATCATCGCCGCCAGTATCGACCACGCAATGTGGTTCCATTCACGAGAATTCCGGGCAGATGACTGGCTGTTGTGCACAACATACAGCCCTTGGGCCGGCAACGCCCGCGGCTTCGCGCACGGTAGCATCTTTACCCGCAACGGCCGGTTGATTTTATCAACGTGCCAGGAGGGGCTAATACGACCCAATCACCAGCCAGCAGCGTAA
- the trmH gene encoding tRNA (guanosine(18)-2'-O)-methyltransferase TrmH yields MTPERFQRITAVLNKRQPDLTVITDEVHKGRNLSAITRTCDAVGIDTMHCVMPEDGYQTYSGTSASAEKWVAMQHHSSISTPVADLKRQGFQLVAANLGDNTVEYRSVDYTKPTALVLGAEVKGVSLEAAAAVDFNVTVPMVGMVESFNVSVAAAIILMEAQHQRQQAGLYDQPRLTAEVYRARFFRWAHPVLAQWCDDNGVEYPPVREDGEVENLSAWFKAEQARLE; encoded by the coding sequence ATGACTCCCGAAAGATTTCAACGTATTACTGCTGTTCTCAACAAGCGTCAACCAGACCTCACTGTTATCACTGATGAAGTCCACAAAGGGCGCAACCTGTCAGCAATCACTAGAACATGTGACGCGGTAGGTATCGACACCATGCATTGTGTGATGCCGGAAGATGGGTACCAGACATACAGTGGCACTTCGGCGAGTGCTGAAAAGTGGGTTGCAATGCAGCACCATTCGAGCATTAGCACCCCGGTTGCCGACCTTAAAAGACAAGGTTTTCAGCTGGTTGCTGCCAATTTGGGCGACAATACCGTTGAGTACCGCAGTGTGGATTACACCAAACCTACGGCTCTTGTTTTGGGGGCGGAGGTAAAAGGAGTGAGCCTTGAAGCTGCGGCGGCGGTCGATTTCAATGTGACTGTACCTATGGTCGGTATGGTTGAATCGTTCAACGTGTCGGTGGCGGCAGCCATTATTCTGATGGAGGCCCAGCACCAGCGCCAACAGGCCGGCTTATACGACCAACCTCGTTTGACGGCGGAGGTGTACCGCGCGCGGTTTTTCCGCTGGGCGCATCCCGTGTTGGCCCAATGGTGCGATGACAATGGTGTTGAGTATCCGCCAGTGCGCGAGGACGGTGAAGTGGAGAATTTATCCGCATGGTTTAAGGCCGAGCAAGCGCGTCTCGAATAA
- a CDS encoding 3-deoxy-7-phosphoheptulonate synthase, whose amino-acid sequence MSNFEDLNVVSQEVLITPAQLQDELPMSDTAAETVRIGRETVRKILDREDPRLIVVVGPCSIHDTDAAMDYARRLKVLAEKVQDTLYIVMRVYFEKPRTTTGWKGLINDPYMNDSFKITDGLHVGRKLLLDIAELGLPAATEALDPISPQYLQELISWSAIGARTTESQTHREMASGLSSAVGFKNGTDGSLTVAINALQSVSSPHRFLGINKDGRVSVITTRGNSYGHVVLRGGAGKPNYDSVSVAMCEQELVDAKVPNNIMIDCSHANSNKNHELQPLVLDNVANQIMEGNKSIVGAMIESNLGSGNQKIPDDLNELTYGISVTDACVDWDTTEKMLLGTAEKLRSVLPNRNS is encoded by the coding sequence ATGTCCAACTTTGAAGATTTAAATGTGGTTTCACAAGAAGTGTTGATTACACCGGCGCAGCTCCAAGACGAGCTGCCTATGAGTGATACCGCCGCGGAAACTGTCAGAATTGGCCGCGAGACGGTACGCAAGATTCTCGACCGGGAGGACCCCCGCCTGATTGTGGTGGTAGGCCCCTGCTCCATTCACGACACAGACGCGGCGATGGACTATGCGCGCCGCCTCAAAGTGCTTGCCGAGAAGGTGCAGGATACGCTTTATATCGTTATGCGCGTGTATTTTGAGAAGCCGCGCACCACGACCGGGTGGAAAGGGTTAATTAATGACCCTTATATGAATGATTCATTTAAGATTACCGACGGGCTGCATGTTGGCCGCAAATTGTTGCTCGACATCGCAGAGCTAGGTTTGCCCGCGGCCACTGAAGCACTCGACCCCATTTCGCCTCAGTATTTGCAAGAGCTTATTTCTTGGAGTGCGATTGGCGCTCGCACCACCGAGTCGCAAACACACCGCGAAATGGCCAGCGGTCTATCATCCGCCGTCGGTTTTAAAAACGGTACAGATGGCAGCCTGACTGTCGCAATAAATGCATTGCAATCCGTCTCGAGTCCGCACCGCTTTCTCGGTATCAATAAAGATGGTCGTGTCTCAGTCATTACTACCCGAGGCAACAGCTATGGCCATGTGGTATTGCGCGGTGGCGCAGGCAAGCCGAACTATGATTCGGTGAGCGTCGCCATGTGCGAGCAGGAACTCGTTGACGCCAAAGTACCCAACAACATTATGATCGACTGTTCGCACGCCAACTCAAACAAGAACCACGAGTTGCAGCCGTTAGTACTCGATAACGTCGCAAACCAGATTATGGAAGGCAACAAATCGATTGTGGGCGCAATGATTGAAAGCAACCTGGGGTCAGGAAACCAGAAAATTCCTGACGACCTGAATGAGCTCACTTATGGCATTTCAGTAACCGACGCCTGTGTCGATTGGGACACCACAGAGAAAATGTTGCTTGGCACCGCCGAAAAACTGCGCTCCGTGTTACCTAACCGCAACAGCTAA
- the nfuA gene encoding Fe-S biogenesis protein NfuA, with protein MLNVTITDSAQTYLRELLEKQACEGIGIRMFVSNPGTPQAETCIAYCRPGEAEEADHVMELSGFNAYFEDRSVPFLDEAKVDYAPDKMGGQLTIRAPNSKMPKISDDSPIEDKINYVLYNEVNPGLASHGGNVSLERLTEEGMAILRFGGGCQGCSAVDMTLKQGVEKTLMERIPELAGVRDVTDHSDKSNAYY; from the coding sequence ATGCTCAACGTTACGATTACCGATTCTGCCCAAACCTACCTCCGCGAACTTTTGGAAAAGCAGGCGTGTGAAGGTATCGGCATCAGGATGTTTGTTTCAAACCCTGGCACGCCTCAGGCCGAAACCTGCATTGCTTACTGCCGGCCAGGGGAGGCTGAAGAGGCCGACCATGTAATGGAGTTGAGCGGCTTTAACGCGTATTTCGAGGATCGCAGTGTGCCATTTCTCGATGAGGCCAAAGTTGATTATGCGCCAGATAAAATGGGAGGGCAGTTAACGATCCGTGCTCCCAACTCGAAAATGCCAAAAATTTCAGATGACAGCCCCATCGAAGATAAAATAAATTACGTGCTATACAACGAAGTGAACCCGGGCTTGGCTTCCCATGGCGGCAACGTGAGTCTTGAGCGTCTCACCGAGGAGGGCATGGCGATTTTGCGTTTTGGCGGAGGTTGTCAGGGGTGTAGCGCTGTCGATATGACGTTAAAGCAGGGTGTGGAGAAAACGCTAATGGAGCGCATCCCGGAGCTTGCAGGTGTGCGTGATGTCACTGATCACAGCGATAAGAGCAACGCCTATTACTAG
- the metH gene encoding methionine synthase encodes MTKLVEDRLTILQEALKQRILILDGAMGTMIQRHKLQENDYRGERFAAHHQDLIGNNDILSLTRPDIILGIHREYLEAGADIIETNTFNATRLSQSDYDTESIAFELNKASATLAREAADAYATPEKPRFVAGILGPTSRTASISPDVNDPGARNVTFDQLVENYTEAAQGLIDGGVDILMIETIFDTLNAKAAVFAVSSLFDDLGYKLPIMISGTITDASGRTLSGQTTEAFYNALAHAEPLSIGLNCALGASELEPYVKELARVANCHVSAHPNAGLPNEFGEYDQSAAEMAEIVIKFAENGYLNVVGGCCGTTPAHIAAIADAVAALPPREINPPPVSCRLAGLEPFNITADSLFVNVGERCNVTGSARFKRLILEEDYATALDVAQQQVTDGAQIIDINMDEGMLDAEAAIVRFLNLIAGEPEIARVPIMVDSSKWEVIEAGLKCIQGKPIVNSISLKEGEAEFKEKARLCRRYGAAVIVMAFDEQGQADTQARKIEICSRSYRILTEELGFPPEDIIFDPNIFAVATGIDEHNNYAVDFIEATRWIRQNLPHAGVSGGVSNVSFSFRGNNPVREAIHSVFLYHAIRAGMNMGIVNAGQLAIYDDLPEELRTHVEAVISNTSADATEALLSIAEKYRGDGSQQQSKEDLEWRNADVNKRLEHALVKGITSYIEADTEEARQLSSRPLDVIEGPLMDGMNVVGELFGSGKMFLPQVVKSARVMKQAVAWLQPYIEAEKAEGSRSNGKILMATVKGDVHDIGKNIVGVVLQCNNFEVVDLGVMVPGEKILETAKREGCDIIGLSGLITPSLDEMVTVAREMETQGIDLPLMIGGATTSKAHTAVKIDPQFHLNQAVYVPDASRAVGVATRLLSKDLRPDFVTALKTEYETIRERRANRTSKRPSTPYAEAVKLRKPLNWENYTPPKPQFTGTQVWEDYPLTELVEYIDWTPFFITWDLVGKFPAILTDKVVGEAATSLYQDARALLQDIVDGKLLKAKAILGFWEANTVDHDDMVLTHNAEPIATLHHIRQQVIKNDKDKHLLSLADFIAPQESGITDFVGGFSVTAGIGADELAADYQAKGDDYNAIMVKALADRLAEAFAEHLHQRVRKEFWGYDSAESLDNDELIREKYRGIRPAPGYPACPDHTEKATLFKLLQADRIGVSLTEHYAMFPAASVSGWYFSHPESQYFNVGKISRDQVESLAKRKGLSVSDMEKWLQSVLAYDI; translated from the coding sequence ATGACTAAGCTTGTTGAAGATCGCTTAACAATTTTGCAAGAGGCATTGAAGCAGCGGATATTGATACTGGATGGCGCAATGGGCACCATGATCCAACGCCACAAGTTACAAGAGAACGATTACCGAGGCGAACGATTTGCTGCCCACCATCAAGACCTTATTGGCAACAACGATATTTTAAGCCTGACCCGGCCAGACATCATTCTCGGTATCCATCGGGAATACCTCGAGGCTGGGGCAGATATTATCGAAACCAACACCTTCAACGCCACCCGCCTCTCCCAGTCGGACTACGACACAGAATCTATCGCGTTCGAGCTAAACAAGGCTTCTGCGACCCTTGCGCGCGAAGCCGCCGACGCCTATGCCACACCGGAAAAACCTCGGTTCGTGGCGGGTATTTTGGGGCCGACCAGCCGCACTGCATCCATTTCGCCTGACGTAAATGATCCCGGCGCACGGAACGTCACTTTTGACCAGTTGGTGGAAAACTATACTGAAGCGGCCCAGGGTCTTATTGATGGTGGCGTAGACATTTTAATGATCGAAACCATCTTCGACACTTTAAACGCCAAAGCTGCCGTGTTTGCAGTCTCTTCACTATTCGACGACCTGGGCTACAAGCTGCCCATTATGATTTCCGGCACGATTACAGACGCTTCCGGCCGCACGCTGTCCGGGCAGACCACCGAAGCGTTTTACAACGCACTAGCCCATGCAGAACCCCTGTCAATTGGCCTCAATTGCGCACTGGGCGCAAGCGAGTTGGAACCCTACGTCAAAGAGCTTGCACGCGTAGCGAATTGCCATGTCTCTGCTCACCCCAATGCCGGCTTACCCAATGAGTTTGGTGAATACGACCAGTCCGCGGCAGAAATGGCAGAGATTGTGATCAAATTTGCCGAAAACGGTTATCTCAACGTCGTCGGCGGCTGCTGCGGCACCACCCCTGCGCATATTGCCGCGATAGCGGACGCGGTTGCAGCACTTCCTCCCCGCGAGATTAATCCGCCACCTGTCAGCTGTCGACTGGCCGGCTTGGAACCGTTCAACATTACCGCAGACTCGCTATTTGTTAACGTCGGCGAGCGCTGCAACGTCACTGGTTCAGCGCGATTCAAGCGATTGATTCTTGAGGAAGACTACGCAACAGCGTTGGATGTTGCCCAGCAACAGGTTACCGACGGCGCCCAGATCATCGACATTAATATGGATGAAGGCATGCTCGACGCGGAAGCGGCCATTGTCCGCTTCCTCAACCTGATTGCTGGCGAGCCGGAAATAGCTCGCGTGCCCATTATGGTGGACTCTTCCAAGTGGGAGGTTATCGAAGCAGGCCTGAAATGTATTCAAGGCAAGCCAATCGTGAACTCCATCAGCCTGAAAGAAGGCGAAGCGGAGTTTAAGGAGAAAGCGCGTTTGTGTCGCCGTTACGGTGCAGCGGTAATCGTGATGGCGTTCGATGAGCAGGGCCAGGCAGACACCCAGGCACGAAAAATCGAAATTTGCTCGCGCTCCTACCGTATCCTGACCGAAGAGCTGGGGTTCCCGCCAGAAGACATTATCTTTGACCCAAACATATTTGCAGTTGCCACCGGCATCGATGAACACAATAACTACGCGGTCGACTTTATCGAAGCAACCCGTTGGATCCGGCAGAATCTTCCACATGCGGGTGTTTCCGGCGGTGTAAGCAATGTGTCCTTTTCCTTCCGCGGCAACAATCCGGTGAGGGAGGCTATCCATTCAGTGTTCCTTTACCACGCGATTCGCGCCGGTATGAACATGGGCATCGTCAATGCTGGCCAGCTCGCCATTTACGATGATCTGCCAGAAGAACTGCGTACGCATGTCGAGGCCGTTATCAGTAACACCTCAGCGGATGCGACAGAAGCATTGCTATCGATTGCAGAAAAATATCGCGGCGATGGCAGCCAACAACAAAGTAAAGAAGACCTGGAATGGCGGAATGCCGACGTTAACAAGCGCCTGGAACACGCGCTGGTTAAAGGTATTACCAGCTACATTGAAGCCGATACCGAAGAAGCCCGACAGCTATCCAGTCGACCATTAGATGTGATTGAAGGCCCATTGATGGACGGCATGAACGTGGTTGGCGAATTGTTTGGCTCGGGGAAAATGTTTCTTCCGCAAGTGGTGAAATCCGCGCGGGTGATGAAACAAGCTGTCGCCTGGCTGCAACCATACATCGAGGCGGAGAAAGCGGAAGGGAGCAGATCCAACGGCAAAATTCTGATGGCAACAGTCAAGGGTGATGTTCACGATATCGGCAAAAACATCGTTGGCGTCGTTTTGCAATGCAACAACTTCGAAGTCGTCGATCTTGGCGTGATGGTGCCCGGCGAAAAGATACTTGAAACGGCGAAACGCGAGGGTTGCGACATTATCGGCCTATCAGGGCTTATCACCCCGTCGCTCGATGAAATGGTCACGGTGGCTCGCGAGATGGAGACCCAGGGTATCGATCTTCCACTCATGATCGGCGGTGCAACCACCTCAAAAGCGCATACTGCGGTAAAAATTGACCCTCAATTTCATCTAAATCAGGCAGTTTACGTACCCGATGCCTCACGTGCTGTGGGTGTAGCCACACGGCTGCTGTCGAAAGACTTGCGTCCGGATTTTGTCACAGCACTTAAAACAGAGTATGAAACGATCCGCGAACGCCGAGCAAATCGCACCTCCAAGCGCCCTTCAACGCCCTACGCTGAGGCGGTGAAATTAAGAAAACCACTGAATTGGGAAAACTATACTCCGCCCAAACCACAATTCACGGGCACACAGGTTTGGGAGGACTACCCTCTCACAGAATTAGTTGAATACATCGATTGGACCCCGTTCTTCATCACCTGGGATCTGGTCGGTAAATTCCCCGCGATCCTGACAGATAAAGTTGTCGGTGAGGCCGCAACCAGCCTGTATCAGGACGCTCGTGCGCTACTGCAAGACATAGTCGACGGTAAATTGCTCAAAGCAAAGGCCATACTCGGCTTTTGGGAGGCCAATACCGTTGACCATGACGATATGGTGCTAACTCACAATGCAGAACCCATCGCCACGCTGCACCATATTCGACAGCAGGTGATTAAGAACGATAAAGACAAGCACCTGCTCTCACTCGCCGATTTTATAGCGCCGCAGGAATCGGGTATTACGGATTTTGTCGGAGGCTTCAGCGTTACCGCCGGCATCGGTGCCGACGAACTGGCCGCCGACTACCAAGCTAAGGGCGATGATTACAACGCTATTATGGTGAAGGCGCTGGCGGATCGACTCGCAGAAGCGTTTGCAGAGCATCTGCACCAGCGCGTACGGAAAGAGTTTTGGGGCTACGACAGCGCTGAGTCTCTGGATAACGACGAACTTATCCGCGAGAAGTATCGCGGCATCCGCCCTGCGCCAGGCTACCCTGCATGCCCCGACCATACAGAAAAAGCAACGCTGTTCAAATTGTTGCAAGCGGACCGGATAGGCGTAAGCCTTACTGAACACTACGCCATGTTTCCTGCTGCCTCGGTGTCTGGTTGGTATTTTTCGCACCCGGAAAGCCAGTACTTCAACGTGGGGAAAATCAGCCGTGACCAGGTGGAAAGCCTGGCGAAGCGAAAGGGATTAAGTGTCAGCGATATGGAAAAATGGCTGCAATCCGTTCTGGCCTACGACATCTAG
- a CDS encoding DUF2970 domain-containing protein, whose amino-acid sequence MAIAKTKADTPEPKNNMSRWLSLLGSAAAAAFGVQSRKKLEADFAQKSPLPFVLIGIIGTALLVITLVLITRAVI is encoded by the coding sequence TTGGCAATAGCAAAAACCAAAGCGGACACGCCTGAACCGAAAAATAACATGAGTCGTTGGTTAAGCCTGCTCGGATCCGCTGCTGCCGCAGCGTTCGGGGTACAGAGCCGCAAGAAACTTGAAGCGGACTTTGCTCAAAAAAGCCCCCTACCTTTCGTGCTGATCGGGATTATCGGAACTGCACTGCTCGTTATTACATTAGTGTTGATAACCCGTGCAGTGATATGA